The Zalophus californianus isolate mZalCal1 chromosome 8, mZalCal1.pri.v2, whole genome shotgun sequence genome has a segment encoding these proteins:
- the PANK2 gene encoding LOW QUALITY PROTEIN: pantothenate kinase 2, mitochondrial (The sequence of the model RefSeq protein was modified relative to this genomic sequence to represent the inferred CDS: deleted 1 base in 1 codon; substituted 1 base at 1 genomic stop codon), translating into MRAGKGRTQQRGGTLGLGSGPVHLCGRVLRPLHPHVHWAVPPSLSPQQHRLLRGXAWIPSPATLAPLRPGSLSLDGGAVDPPRVRETIGHEAFGPPPAYLDWLAARWRNGRGGRRRVRFCLGWTAAEEATSGPALGGWLGRQRWLLRMGAGRLGVPMERHGRASDTSASSAGEPAPEGPDGRRRELLRCRASSESEPPGGASASAECVRRSRPGSCSCAPSVSRQRVESLRKKRQLFPWFGLDIGGTLVKLVYFEPKDITAEEEEEEVESLKSIRKYLTSNVAYGSTGIRDVHLELKDLTLCGRKGNLHFIRFPTHDMPAFIQMGRDKNFSSLHTVFCATGGGAYKFEQDFLTIGDLQLCKLDELDCLVKGILYIDSVGFNGRSQCYYFENPADAEKCQKLPFDLKNPYPLLLVNIGSGVSILAVYSKDNYKRVTGTSLGGGTFFGLCCLLTGCTTFEEALEMASRGDSTKVDKLVRDIYGGDYERFGLPGWAVASSFGNMMSKEKREAVSKEDLARATLITITNNIGSIARMCALNENINQVVFVGNFLRINTIAMRLLAYALDYWSKGQLKALFSEHEGYFGAVGALLELLKIP; encoded by the exons ATGCGGGCCGGGAAAGGCCGGACGCAGCAGCGTGGCGGGACGCTGGGCCTGGGGAGCGGACCTGTCCACCTGTGCGGACGGGTGCTGCGGCCCCTCCACCCACACGTCCATTGGGCGGTGCCGCCATCACTCTCCCCTCAGCAACACCGCCTTCTCCGCGGCTAAGCCTGGATCCCCTCCCCCGCCACTCTC GCCCCGCTCCGTCCTGGGAGCCTTTCATTGGACGGAGGCGCGGTCGATCCGCCTCGAGTGAGGGAGACGATTGGACACGAGGCCTTCGGGCCGCCCCCAGCCTATTTGGATTGGCTTGCTGCGCGTTGGCGCAACGGAAGAGGCGGCCGGCGGAGGGTGCGCTTCTGCTTGGGCTGGACTGCCGCGGAGGAGGCGACAAGCGGTCCGGCGCTGGGGGGCTGGCTCGGGCGGCAGCGGTGGCTGCTGCGGATGGGAGCGGGCCGGCTCGGCGTTCCCATGGAACGCCACGGCAGAGCGTCCGACACCTCCGCCTCGTCGGCGGGGGAGCCGGCGCCCGAAGGGCCTGATGGGCGGCGGCGGGAGCTGCTGCGGTGCCGGGCGAGCAGCGAGTCGGAGCCCCCAGGCGGGGCCTCGGCTTCGGCGGAGTGCGTCAGACGAAGCCGGCCCGGCTCCTGCAGCTGCGCCCCCTCGGTCTCCCGCCAGCGCGTCGAAAGCCTTAGGAAGAAGCGGCAGC TTTTTCCGTGGTTTGGCTTGGATATTGGTGGAACCCTGGTCAAGCTGGTTTATTTTGAACCCAAAGACATCACTgctgaagaagaagaggaagaggtggaAAGTCTTAAAAGCATTCGGAAGTACCTGACCTCCAATGTGGCTTATGGGTCCACAGGTATTCGGGACGTGCACCTGGAGTTAAAGGACCTGACTCTGTGTGGACGCAAGGGCAATCTGCACTTTATACGCTTTCCCACTCATGACATGCCTGCTTTCATTCAGATGGGCAGAGATAAAAACTTCTCGAGTCTCCACACTGTCTTTTGTGCCACTGGAGGTGGAGCGTACAAATTTGAGCAGGATTTTCTCACA ATAGGTGACCTTCAGCTTTGCAAACTTGATGAACTAGATTGTTTAGTAAAAGGAATTTTATACATTGACTCAGTTGGATTCAATGGACGGTCACAGTGCTATTACTTTGAAAACCCTGCTGATGCTGAAAAATGTCAGAAGTTACCGTTTGATTTGAAAAATCCATACCCTCTGCTTCTGGTGAACATTGGCTCTGGGGTTAGCATTTTAGCAGTATATTCCAAAGATAATTACAAGCGGGTCACGGGTACCAG tcTTGGAGGAGGAACTTTTTTTGGTCTCTGCTGTCTTCTTACTGGCTGTACCACTTTTGAAGAAGCTCTTGAAATGGCATCTCGTGGAGATAGCACCAAAGTGGATAAACTAGTTCGAGACATTTATGGAGGGGACTATGAGAGGTTCGGACTGCCGGGCTGGGCTGTGGCATCAAG CTTTGGAAACATGATGAGCAAGGAGAAGCGAGAGGCAGTCAGTAAAGAGGACCTCGCCAGAGCAACATTGATCACCATCACCAACAACATTGGCTCAATAGCAAGAATGTGTGCCCTTAATGAA AACATTAACCAGGTGGTATTTGTTGGAAATTTCTTGAGAATTAATACGATCGCCATGCGGCTTTTGGCATATGCTTTGGATTATTGGTCCAAGGGGCAGTTGAAAGCACTTTTTTCGGAACACGAG GGTTATTTTGGAGCCGTTGGAGCACTCCTTGAGCTGTTGAAGATCCCCTGA